One part of the Nematostella vectensis chromosome 8, jaNemVect1.1, whole genome shotgun sequence genome encodes these proteins:
- the LOC116610316 gene encoding uncharacterized protein LOC116610316 isoform X1, with translation MASTSGGMASPSGDMASPSGDMASPSGDMASPSGDMASPSGDMASPSGDMASPSGDMASPSGDMASPSGDMASKSGDMASTSGADKAIFQVMSMNAGQKIIIKGGSQQRREYVRGVIDEKKTDLVFLQEFPSPAKFREEIPPTGYQILSGVQNNYNYTTILYKNELEVKEYNNYDNKSFAGRLYVGRCKKDGSLDLLVASYHGANTEKGLNDKKEENLCKLLTLLDGVSFNEGCPVLVGGDFNLNV, from the coding sequence ATGGCCAGTACGTCGGGAGGCATGGCCAGTCCGTCGGGAGACATGGCCAGTCCGTCGGGAGACATGGCCAGTCCGTCGGGAGACATGGCCAGTCCGTCGGGAGACATGGCCAGTCCGTCGGGAGACATGGCCAGTCCGTCGGGAGACATGGCCAGTCCGTCGGGAGACATGGCCAGTCCGTCGGGAGACATGGCCAGTCCGTCGGGAGACATGGCCAGTAAGTCGGGAGACATGGCCAGTACGTCGGGAGCCGATAAGGCTATCTTCCAGGTAATGAGTATGAATgctggacaaaaaataataataaaaggcGGCTCTCAACAGCGAAGAGAGTATGTGCGAGGTGTgatagatgaaaaaaaaaccgaTCTTGTGTTTTTGCAAGAGTTTCCAAGTCCTGCCAAGTTCAGGGAGGAAATACCACCAACAGGGTATCAGATTTTGTCAGGGGTCCAAAACAACTACAATTATACAACcattttgtataaaaatgaaCTTGAAGTCAAGGAATACAACAACTATGATAATAAATCATTCGCCGGACGGTTGTACGTAGGACGCTGCAAAAAAGACGGTTCATTAGACCTTTTGGTTGCATCCTATCACGGAGCCAATACTGAAAAAGGACTAAACGATAAAAAGGAGGAGAATCTTTGTAAATTATTAACACTGCTAGATGGAGTTAGCTTTAATGAAGGATGCCCTGTTCTTGTTGGAGGTGACTTCAACCTTAATGTATGA